The segment GTCTTCGAACAGTACGGTTCCCTCTGCAAGTTCGATTCCAGCTAGTTCAAGGGTTCTCACCATGAATACCGCAAGCTGCTCTCTTGTCAGTGAGCCGCTCGGATCAAACCGATTGTCACCCACACCTGTAGTGATTCCAATTGTCGCAGCTTTTAAACTGTTTTCATCTGTCGTATCGGTAAACTTTATTTCGGGATTGACCACAATCTGAGTTCCGGTGATCTCTTCATAAAGCTTGACCGACAGATACACAAATCGCTCTCTAGTGATATCACCTTGATAGTTGTCAAATGCAGAATCCCTTAACACTTGATACGATGACAAGGAATCAAGTGACTCTTTCGACCAATTTGATGGACTACCAGCTGCAAAAGTTACTGAACTGGCCAGTAAAAGTATCAAAAATACATGAATGACTTTACGCATTACATCCTCCCGCTACACACAATCGGTCGTAACCGATTCCCGCTTGTTTTTAGTGTATCCATTTTCTTATCACACTTTCCGAATCGCGCAATCATTGACCCTTTAAAACAAAAAAGGCAGCCAATTAGGCTGCTCATCATTATAGTTAACGGCAACCTGGCAATCATAGCTTAAACACCTTAGACCCATGGCTTTGCGTCTCAACCTTTCAGTTGATTTGCTCATTATTCGATTTTGGACTCCCGTACAGTATAACTCATTTTTAAGCATTAAAAACACTAATTTGTTAGGGATTTGCTTTTTTTTTTGAACCTTTCTCAATTTTCTGAACGTCTTGTCGGCCTTAATGGGATATTTCCTTGATTGAATTACCACCTACTCTTTCACTAAGAAGGGTCTTTACAATTGGTATCTAGAGTTTTATACTTAAATTACACACTGTTGTGTAATTTAAGTATAAAAGGAGCTCTTATGCAAGCAATCATGGAAACCATTTTTAATGTACTTTACCTTTCAACAGTCATTACTTTAGGTCTTATCATGTTAAGCCATACCAAAGAAAACAAGATGAATCGCCTATTCGGTGCGATGACCTTGCTTCTCGGTTTTGGTGACGCCTTTCATCTTGTACCAAGATCCTACGCACTCTTCACAACCGGTCTAGAAGCAAACGCGACAGCACTTGGTTTTGGTAAGTTCGTCACCTCGATCACCATGACCGTTTTTTATGTCATACTCTATAGAATCTGGATTGAAAAATACCGGGTACAGGAGTCAAAGACCCTTTCAATGACTATCTACTCACTTGCTGTCATTAGAATCGTTCTTTGCCTATTCCCACAGAATGACTGGTTCAACTTTTATCAACCGGTTAGCTGGGGAATCTACAGAAACCTTCCATTTGCCATCATGGGAGCAATCATACTCGTGCTCTTCTATCAGCAGGCTAAAAAACAGAGCGATCTTATTTTCAAGTTCATGTGGCTCGCCATCACACTGTCCTTCGGGTTTTATGTTCCCGTCGTACTCTGGGCAAAAACCTATTCATGGATCGGAATGCTTATGATTCCAAAAACAATCGCCTACGTTTGGATTGTCATTATGGGTTTCAAGCAGATGAGGCAGACGATCAAAGGGCGCATGTAATCATATCATGTGCCCTTTTTATGCTATACTGTAGAAAGATTAAAAGAGAGGTTTTACCATGCTTATAAAAAACGGCACACTTTACACCATTGAAAATGGAATTCTAGAAACAACCGATCTACGGGTGACAGGTGATAAAATCACTGAAATCGCTAAGGACATAAAGCCCAAAGCGCGCGAAGAAGTCATCGACGCAGCAGGAAAACTCGTATTCCCCGGATTTATCGACGCGCATTGCCATGTCGGCATGTGGGAAGAAGGTATTGGCTTTGAAGGTTCTGACGGCAATGAGGCAACCGATCCGATCACGCCGCATCTGCGGGCGATCGATGCGATCAATCCAAGGGATGAGGCCTTCGAACTGGCCTTAAAGGGCGGGGTGACAACTGCTTGTACTGGCCCTGGCAGCGCAAACGTGATTGGTGGAACCTTTACTGTCATGAAGCTGCACGGTCACCGAGTGGATGATATGGTCATCCGTGACAACATGGCGATGAAATGCGCATTTGGCGAGAATCCTAAAAGAGTGTATGCCGACAAAAAAATCACGCCGTCCACACGAATGGGAACAGCGGCTCTTCTTCGACAAACCTTAGCTAAAGCCAAGGAATATCTGGTGAAAATCGAAAGCGCAGCAGGCGATGTGTCAAAACTGCCGACTTACGACATGAAACTGGACGCGATGTTACCCGTACTAAAAAAAGAAATCCCGCTAAAGGCACATGCGCATCGTGCGGACGACATCTTTACTGCAATAAGAATCGCTAAGGAGTTCGATGTCAACCTGACCCTAGAACACTGTACAGAAGGTCATCTGATCGCTAGTGATCTTGCAAAAGAAGGCTTTAGCGCCGTTGTCGGTCCTAGTTTTGGGAACAAATCAAAATTCGAACTGAATGAAAAGTCCTTTGTTACACCAGGTGTACTCCAACAAGCCGGAGTCAAAGTAGCCATAATGACAGACAGCCCTGTCATTCCGCTAGAATACCTACCCATGTGCGCAAGCCTTGCCGTTAAAGCGGGCATGAGTGAAGCAGAAGCCCTAAAAGCGATCACCCTCCACCCCGCACAAATCATAGAAGTGGACGACCGAATCGGTAGTTTAGTAGTTGGCAAAGATGCAGATATCGTCATTTGGGACAGGCATCCATTTGACTTACACGCCGTTGCAGAAAAAATCATCGTAAACGGAATTACTATTTTCTAACAAAAAAACGACAGTTCGCAAGAACTGTCGTTTTAGCACCTAATTACCAATCACCAATCACAAAATTCCCATCAATTCCCCAACATCATCTATCAACACAGTGGCGTTTTCAAGCTCTTTAGTAGTCCCGAACCCGTACCTGCAACCGATCGTCTGCATATTATTTTTAATACCTGCCTCCATGTCCATCCAACGGTCACCTATCATGAGGGCATTTTCATGCTGATTCCCTCTTAGGATACTCAGTATCTGCCATTTAGGCAGGTAATCATACGCTTGTGAAGTGATAAACTCATCAAAATAGTCATCCAGACCAAACTGTTTTTTATGAGCCTGCATATAGCCGTCGCTGCAGTTGCTGATAAAGACAAGTCGATAGCCCTGTTGCCTCAAATAACGGAGCACCTTAAGCGAATGCTTGTATAACCTCGCCTCGCCTTTTTCGATTCGTCTGTTCATTTCTGTGCCTATTAACATGCCGGCTTCTTGCTTTAAAGCCTCTGGAAGGTCAGGCATAAAGGCCTGCCACATGGCTTCTTTGTTGTATCCCAGCCATTTTGCGATTTCGTCATCAGCCCAGCTTCTTTCATTTGCGTAGCCGTGCTCGACCAGATAATCGAACGCCTTTCTGAAAGCAGGCGCATAAACAGCGATTGAATCGTGTAGGGTGCCGTCGTAA is part of the Fusibacter sp. A1 genome and harbors:
- a CDS encoding amidohydrolase — encoded protein: MLIKNGTLYTIENGILETTDLRVTGDKITEIAKDIKPKAREEVIDAAGKLVFPGFIDAHCHVGMWEEGIGFEGSDGNEATDPITPHLRAIDAINPRDEAFELALKGGVTTACTGPGSANVIGGTFTVMKLHGHRVDDMVIRDNMAMKCAFGENPKRVYADKKITPSTRMGTAALLRQTLAKAKEYLVKIESAAGDVSKLPTYDMKLDAMLPVLKKEIPLKAHAHRADDIFTAIRIAKEFDVNLTLEHCTEGHLIASDLAKEGFSAVVGPSFGNKSKFELNEKSFVTPGVLQQAGVKVAIMTDSPVIPLEYLPMCASLAVKAGMSEAEALKAITLHPAQIIEVDDRIGSLVVGKDADIVIWDRHPFDLHAVAEKIIVNGITIF
- a CDS encoding HAD family hydrolase, whose product is MLKRNIKTLYFDYDGTLHDSIAVYAPAFRKAFDYLVEHGYANERSWADDEIAKWLGYNKEAMWQAFMPDLPEALKQEAGMLIGTEMNRRIEKGEARLYKHSLKVLRYLRQQGYRLVFISNCSDGYMQAHKKQFGLDDYFDEFITSQAYDYLPKWQILSILRGNQHENALMIGDRWMDMEAGIKNNMQTIGCRYGFGTTKELENATVLIDDVGELMGIL